The Manduca sexta isolate Smith_Timp_Sample1 chromosome 9, JHU_Msex_v1.0, whole genome shotgun sequence genome segment tatttagtccaacatacatatttgtataattttaaggtaatcagatacgtGCTCCTTCAGCTCATAATGATGGGAAAAGTAGCAGGTAAAAGGAAAATCGgtcgaaggaaaaaatcgtggtTACGGAATATCCGCGAGTGGACGGGAATTGTAAGCGCTGAAGAAATATTTCGCCTTGCAAAGGACAAGGGAAAGTATGCTGAGTTGACCGCCAATCTTCACTAGTTGGAGAGGCActacaagaagaagaagaagaaagtaCTCAGAGGTGCAACTTCTGTGCCTACaggttactatttttttttttctgctaCACAATGTGCTGGGTTGGAGTGAATTCTTGAGACAATGAACCTTCATTGCATCATCAGAAAATTCatgtttattaaatgtttgcaactaatgttttcatttaataaacatGACTTTTCTAAGATGGAAAATATGAAACTATCATTTAATAGGTCAATGATAACGAATTTTATTGTACAACTATATTTAGCAACACgtctaaaataaatgaataatcaCAAATACCAAACGGTATTTATTGTGCATCAAACACTATTAGAGTTAATTGAAAGGCCATAAAagatttaaatgataataatcaaacaacaaaaaaattatctataggaattttcaagggtgtgtgaagtcttccaatccgcactgggccagcgtggtggactaaggcctaatccctctcagtggtagagggagcccgtgcccaacagtgggacagtgtataataaacggctgatattatattatatataacaaaaattgcAGTCAAAATAAGGATAttcgttttaacatattttgttccAACTTGATGTAGATTAGCCTTTAAGATCAGCTGCCGTTTTGATGTACATTTTTTTGAgtatctttctttcttttgaTTGCATCTTTCTCTTTAAGAAGTTAGATTCAGTCGTTACTAAAAATTGCGCCTAAAGTTGTTTAGATGCaacaatatttgcatattaaaatCAGACTGCAATACTTCTCAAATCATGCAGGCGTTTTGGTGAAATTTGTATAAACAATGTATTATGGACACCGAATAGgtaatttaaatagaaataaaacaacgatcaacatttttttaagatttttctcTGTTACTTACATTCTAGGAAAACGTGGTTTAATGTAGAGTCATAAGTGCTTTTAGAAAAAGACAGTAAATATCAACAACTTTGCAGGCTTTATGATCACGGAGCGGATTGGGATTATGGTCGTTCAAAATGTCAAAGTTACGATATCTACGTACATTTTaccattatacattttttttagctgttgacgctCCGATCTATCCAGAATGAGCTCACATTGTCTTCTAGTCTGGCTGCTGGTCTTTTGGGTTCTGTAGCGATGAAAGTTGCAATGTCGcgaacattcgcgtaaccataaaaaacattatagaattcgtcaacaataattataatcatagtgGTAAATCCATATCTTTACATTTCTCCCAACGTCCATTCTGGACTATACATTAGcactatgttttttaaattaaaacgtattgTAATACCTTAAATTCaccaaaataaaagtaaacaaagacaCGCTAACTAAATACATTAtgttaaaaatcattattaattgaaaGACCGATTACAATCACCAGGTAAAAGTTACCGATCATAGAATTATAACCTCATAGAGACGTCAAGCAATTAACACATTTTATTCATACGACAATAATTTCCAAATTTTAGGTATCAGTTGCGTAGCTGGGAGAGCGAAGAGTAGGGGGGAAGGATTCCCGGGTATTACATGAAGAGAAAAGGCactttcaaaaacaaaattagataGTTGAAATCGGGGACTTTTTTGCTGGAAACCGATATGCCGCACAACTGCGTTGTATTTTATGCTttgaataacttttatttgatgTAAATCGGCCctaaatacacaatgtgctcaaTCCACGCTAAGAGTTCTAAAAGTTCCAGCAATGCTCATGTATTCTTCTTTGAAGGTGTCGTTGAGCCTGAGGTCTTCTCGGCTCCGAGCCTGGTTCATCACTTGCAAATACTCCATAAACTCTTTTGTTGTTAGAACATCGAGCCATTTTTCTGAAACAAAAACGAATTATGTAACAATGGATACATTATTGATCTAAATATTATCagtaagaggtggttaagaattgcttaaatagctgtcaaaaacaccactggttcctagtttaaaccttattaaaggGCAAGATGgagggttttgacttacagctgatcgagtaaatttgtgtatactaagcatagcttagcgaattttttataagactgtatATTGTAGGATTTTATTTATCACCCATTCATGAgttcattttcattaattaactaTTCAGAATTGAATGAAACGGAACATCGGTTTGGTAAAATCCTTAATCGAACATTTTAGAAAAtgaaatcttttaaatattcttcATCTAACTGCAATGCAGATTCAAAACACACTATATCAGCAAAATGCAgatcaaatacatttttactatTCAACTGTTTAACGTAAGACTTTGGAACCCAGTTCTAAGAATCTGGGAATTAATACCTAATTAGTTAATACCTTTGACTCGAACCTGGCCGATGGACCTCCTGGACTATAGCCAGCTGCCACTTGTGATTAAAAGAAGAACAAAATGCTTAATCCTAAATGTTTACCATAAATGCTCTCAAGGGACTCTTGTGTTCCACCATATTCGACAGGCAAGATGTCTTTCGGCACCACCTCGCACAGCGACTCCATGGTTCTGTGCACGAAGATCCGACCGCCTATCTTGGCGCTGAACATTTGCTTCATTATCTTCGTCAGCATGTCAATCGTAGATGATGACGTCAGCATGTGTATTCCTTTGATCCTCAAGCCGTACCCTTCCTGAGTGGAGAAAAACACATAGTTTTGGTAATCATTCTGATATATACATAGCTTGATCTTCTCCCCTTTTCAAGGGCAGAGGGTAACACACGCATATTTCGCCAGCTGTCTTAGGTCGCATATGATAAGGAGCGAGCCTATTCCGATTAGACATTACCAGACTtcaggctaatactgagtaaaaTATATCACTGCCCCACCCGGAATTTGAACCAGCTACTACGATACGGTAGTATAGATTTCAGTTGTTTAGCAAtcatttaaactaattttacgGTTAAACAACTTTATTATCTCATAAGAATTCGATTATCTACATgagatacaaacaaaataaaataagttgataGGTACAGGCTACTCATACGGGTATTTGTATAATATCTATAGTACATATGCGTATATATTAATGGGTACAATTCTATAAActacattaattataactaatcACAATGAAGGTAGTTCAGATCGATTTAGAACTACCTTCATACTTAAAACTATAAAGGTAGTTCTAAATCGATCTTAAAACCGGTGGGACGATGTTGTTGAATGTTCGGACTGCGCTCGTACCGCGTTGTGAATTCTCGTCACAATCGTCGAATTGATCATACTGTTAATATATGTCTGACTTTCCAATTGTGTTCTTTCAATATTgacctttattataattaccattaAAACTTACCATTGCTATTGCTATTATTTGACGTAGCTCGAGAAGATTTATCTCCTTTATAATATCCATAATGTTAGAATGTCTCAGGTCAACTAAAATTACGAAGCCGTCGCAATAGTCATGAGATGTTAGATATTCGGAATACTGTAAGAAATTAcacattaaattgttttaccataaaaaataagaatattgtgACTTAACTTGTTTTGCAAGGTCCTATATGTTTTAAATCGGAAAAGATAAAACAAATCTGGATTTAGGGTTCAAACTGTAGCATTGTTGGGTCTGTGGTTCATGCAAAAGTCAGGTGGAGGTGACAGCTGTCAAGTGAGACAGCTGACGCTTATAAAGAGGTAGCTCTCCTCTCCCCCGTGCCCCTAGAGGCCCACGTTTGATTATTAGGGTCCGTATgtgatatgaaaaaaaacaaatattaatttaacacatAATAAATGTGTGCTTATTCAAAATAGCCGTGATACTACACAAAttcagaaaaacaaaaaaaaaacactgcaaGTCATGGTAAAGTtacttttaatttgaatttatttgacatAGAAGCACTGATCGCGACACAGTCGCGTCCCTAAG includes the following:
- the LOC115448102 gene encoding uncharacterized protein LOC115448102, producing the protein MESLPSDPILEYNDDTFESLRKQYNFEKKEDMDAAIDVFEEWLKKQNHFTRKEYPREHLERLIILHKGSVERAKTHMDKLCTLKTLLPHFFEHYDVRNDCASYINDAFIHAMMSKLTPEHYRVYLCKVNINGKFPPNFIMKLYIMTIIYSEYLTSHDYCDGFVILVDLRHSNIMDIIKEINLLELRQIIAIAMEGYGLRIKGIHMLTSSSTIDMLTKIMKQMFSAKIGGRIFVHRTMESLCEVVPKDILPVEYGGTQESLESIYEKWLDVLTTKEFMEYLQVMNQARSREDLRLNDTFKEEYMSIAGTFRTLSVD